The stretch of DNA CTACTTCCATTTCTCAAATTCGTAAGCTACCTCTCCCTGCCAACTTTAGTATTGATAAAAGCGACAATGATCCACAAAAGCTTAAGCAACAGTTAGAAATACAAATTAACCGTAATCTTGGAATTTACAGCGATTTGGATTTAGTTAAATACATGCTTCTTCAGCTTCATCCTTTTACCAGCAAAAATCCGGTCTTCGCTGAATTTTTTGAAACATTGGAAAAATATACGGTATTGGAAAATAAAGAACTGGCAGATAATCTTATTTCCTTTGGCAACTACATGGTTGAGTGCTTAAAATCAAATGAGGCCTTTAGCTATGAAGAGCAGCATGTGATCCTGAATCTGGCGCAAATCTGTAAAAATCGTCGTTTTTTTCAGGAGAGGCGCTATTTATGGCCTTTCGAGGAATTACACCCCGATCCTAACGATCTTGAAAGTCCATTCAATGCGAGAAACGTTCGCCCTCCTCTTCACCGCTTGCTACAAGCGGTCAGCTTTTCAATTGTCTATGTTTCGACAGGCTTTGGAGCAGGGCCAGGATTAGGACATACATTACTGCATTTAGGTGAGGATAAGGGTTACGTTCATATTAATGGGCTTTACAATTACCCAATTTACATCAGCGATGCGCATTTTCGCGATTTCTATCTGGATAAGTGGCAAAAAAGAGTGGTTGCTATTCAAAAGGTTCACGTTCCTAATCCGGATGCCGCTATGAACAAATTAGTTCAGCTATGCCAAACAACCTGGCTCTGGGGTGGTCCTTTACATAATTGTTTTCATTTTTGCAAACAAGTGCTTTTGGCAGGAGGCGCTTCTCTGAAAGAGATTGAAGGACTCTGCGTTCCTAACCATCGTGTTCTACAGCAGGCCATAGTTGATTTTTCTCCTCTGGATCTAAGTCAATGGACGCCGCCAGACTATGCACAGTGTCATGAGTCAGATTCCAATCTACAGCTATTTAAATGCAGACCTATTCAGGAGTGGACCATTAATCCTCAGCAAAGAGGAGAACTTGTGGAACAAATGATTACCCATTTAGGTAATCTTTATGTATGGCAAAAGCCCTTGCAGAAAGCTCGCTTAACAGCCAAATTAGAAGCAGTTAATAATGAAATTGAAAAGTCTGTTTCTCCCCCAGAAGGTTCCTTTTCGAAAAGAGAACGAATTATACAAAAGATGGAACAAGTCGACAGATATACTGCAAGGGTAGTGGTTCGCAGCCTGATAGAAAAAATACTTTCAAACAGCTGGCCCTTAAAATTATGGGGCGGCACGGTGATTAATATCGTACCTCCTGAAGGAGGGGAAACGATCCAAAAGACTATTCCCAGAAATATGGCGAAAATGATTTCCATTTATCAAAAGCATCTGCAGAAAGGCAGTGTCGACTATATTAATCTACTCAATGAAATCTGCTTTATTGGATATATGGCCAGCCTTGAAAATAATAATAAATGGACGGCATATAAAGGAAGACATAGTTTGACCAAGGATTTTTACCAGTTGTTTAATCAGATGATTAAAGCGAACACCGATTTTAAGAATCATGCGAAAACGGCTGATACTGAACAATATAAGGGGCTGGAAGCTTAATCAGTAAAGAATGAGAGGGAGATACTTGTGCTTCATCAAGACTACCTTCGTTTTTAAATCTGTAGTCTTGATGAAGCACCTGCATAATCGTGGAATAACATCCGGATCCGGTTGAATGGAGGCGGATGGGATTCTACTGATTAGTCCCGTGTACCTACATATTTGTCATCGAAATAACGGCGCAGCTTGGTTCTTAAAGTACCTCGGCTGATTCCGAGCATTACAGCAGCACGTGATTGATTATATTTACAATGTTCCATAACTGCTTTGAACAATGGTGTTTCAATTTCTTCCAGAACAAATTGATATAGATCAACAGGATCAGTGCCCTTCAGCTCGGAGAAATATTTCTGTACAGATTGAGTCACACATGCTGCCAGTGACGAAGTTGTATCGCCGGCTTCACTACTGATTGTTGTCATTATTATTAACTCCTCCTTAGAAAAACAGCATCTTACCCAATTGGGCAATTCCTGACAAGTATAGGTTTAGTAATTTGCGCTTTAAACGTATGAAAAAGCAGTTTTTTAGCATAATTTTGGATCAAGTTATTGATTTAATTATGAAAAGAGTGATCCGCACAGGGATCACTCTTTAAAAAGATCAAAACTTCAGCATAGCAGGGTTAAATGGCTTGGTATTCACCACAAATTGTCCCTGATTGAGACTCAACTCAATAACATAGTCATTGCCTTGCTGTACTAACAGTCCGGATTGCAGCATAGAGGCAATTTGTTGATCCGTCAGAGAGGCAGCCTGCTGGGTTACGTCAGGGGTTGTTGCCGCAGTAGTAGCGGTTCCGCTCTGTGCCTGAGCATTTTGTATCTGCTGAACAATTTCCTGTTGGGCAGCTTGAGATCCCAAACGTTGCTTGTTAGTTTGAGTCATCAGCTTCTTAAGGATGGGAGCGGGTATTTTCAATTTGCCATTCCCCTGGACCTTTTGCATCACCTCAAAGGGGTTACCCATTTCGCCCTTGGGCAAGCTTACCAGTAGGTTACCTTCAACCGTTCCTTCCGGCATAGCGAAACTCAGTTCAGAAATTTCAAACTCTGCACCACGGGAAAATAACTTGGGTAGATCAGGCAGCATCGCCATGATAGCCTGTTGCTTTTCCTGTTCAGTTCCCTGCTGTGCCTGCTGAACTTGCTGGTTAAGTTTGGCTAGTACATTGGCATCCAGATTTCTTAACGCCACTTCAAAATTACCAGGACCATAGCTCTGATCTTCGATCAGCATTTTGTTCAGAGAGACTTTGAAATGTGAATTGAATAAATCACCATCAATATCGCTGCTGGAATACATGTCCAGGCCATCAAGCTGGAATAGATTGGCTGTATCGGCTTTTACAGATACTGAAGGAAATGAAATGCTGGCGTCACCGAAGTATAAACCGTTATCCGCTTTGTACAGATTGTATTCTGAACTGATTTCACCTACTGTTCCGGTTACTTTAGCGTCTTTTTTAGCAAAGCGCATTCCATCAATTGTGATATCCCCTTTAACCTTGTCAACGTTTGAAGTGATGGTCATTGCACTGTTCATACCCAGCCATTCAAACTCTCCGCCGCCTTGCTGAGCCACCATTTTAAAGGCCGGCACTTCCATTTTTACCCGGCTATTATTTAAATAATTTACAAACAGGCTTAATTTAAGCTCCGGGGCTGTGGAATCAGCTGTAAAGAATTGCTTGAACTGGGCCTGGGCTTCATCAGGCAATGGGATTGCAGTTTGCGCATACCCCAAACCAAAACGAACTCCTTTGTGGAAAATAATCGGGCCATGATACACAGTCAGGGGCATTTGTCCCTGGAAATCCTGGGCGGGAATTGTAACTGTCTGTCCGTCATCGCCTGTTTCTACACGCTCAGGAGCATGAAATTTCCAGTTTAATTTGGCGTCTGACTTAAATAGTCCTCGATGATACTCGGGAATATCAATAAATACATTAGCGGATTTGTTAACAATCGCAGCGTCTTTTTTTATGGTACGTTCGGTCATTACACCCATACCATAATACCCACCAAGGATTAGAGCGGCCAGTATCACCACCACTCCTAAAAGTTTTTTCATTATTATCTCCGTGTGTTAGTCCAACTCATCAGTTACAAAACTGAATAAAAGCTAGGGATAATTAAAACACGAGATTGCCTAACTAGCAAAAGAAATACGATAAAAACCCTTTAATTTGAACAGTCTGTGAAAATTTAAAAAGCTTGCAGGGAGAGATTGATTAATAAGACTGCCTGCTATGTGACGCCTGCATACTCAAGTGTGCAGGCTTGTATCAGACTAGTGCGCTTCACGAACTGGATGGCAGTAAGTTTCTTTAACCAGGAAAGCCAGTATAAGAGCAACAAGGGAGCAAAGCGGTAATATTTTTAATCCTGCCTGAAAATCTGTTAATAATAGATTTTCGAGATTATAGGCCCGTGCACCAGCGGCTTTATCAACCAGCCATCCAACCAATGGCTGCATGCAGGCTCCAACAAAAATTGACGCCATATTGGTGAACGCTATCGCAGTACCCAGCACTTTACCATTCTGAATTTCAGTGGAAACCGCATAAGCAATGGCTACTCCGGTGTTAGTTACTCCAAAAGCGAAAAACAGAAAATAGGCTGTGGAAGTGTTCATATCAGGGATAAAAACAAATAGCGAACTCAGAATCACACCAAAAATTGCTGAGGCAATCATCAAGGGTTTCCGACGTCCTATGCGATCTGAAATCCAGCCGGAAAGAGGTCCGCTAATCCCCCAGCCAATGAAGATTAATCCAGTGGCAAAAGCGGCTGCATGCGCGGATAAGCCTCTTCCATATTGCAAATAAGCCGGACCAATTGCTTCACCAATCACGGCAGTAGGACCGAACAAAAATCCGGCATAAAGCGCATTCAGCCAGGTTTGACGGTGCTTGAGCACTATCATCAAACTTTGAAAAATACTGAGCTGGGAGGCCTGCTTTTTAATTTCCCGGCGG from Legionella quinlivanii encodes:
- a CDS encoding YdgA family protein — translated: MKKLLGVVVILAALILGGYYGMGVMTERTIKKDAAIVNKSANVFIDIPEYHRGLFKSDAKLNWKFHAPERVETGDDGQTVTIPAQDFQGQMPLTVYHGPIIFHKGVRFGLGYAQTAIPLPDEAQAQFKQFFTADSTAPELKLSLFVNYLNNSRVKMEVPAFKMVAQQGGGEFEWLGMNSAMTITSNVDKVKGDITIDGMRFAKKDAKVTGTVGEISSEYNLYKADNGLYFGDASISFPSVSVKADTANLFQLDGLDMYSSSDIDGDLFNSHFKVSLNKMLIEDQSYGPGNFEVALRNLDANVLAKLNQQVQQAQQGTEQEKQQAIMAMLPDLPKLFSRGAEFEISELSFAMPEGTVEGNLLVSLPKGEMGNPFEVMQKVQGNGKLKIPAPILKKLMTQTNKQRLGSQAAQQEIVQQIQNAQAQSGTATTAATTPDVTQQAASLTDQQIASMLQSGLLVQQGNDYVIELSLNQGQFVVNTKPFNPAMLKF
- a CDS encoding MFS transporter; its protein translation is MNKIALSQSEKIGYKKQLAFAWLVWGLAAAFYFSDYMARVAPGVMHRSLQIDFGINEAGFGILTASFYIPYIIMQIPVGLTVDRLSIRGILTVMSLITALGCCVFGLADGLLVASLGRMLIGFSAAFAFVSSLRLATSWFPPAMLGLLSGLTQALGMLGAAAGEAPVSFLVANVGWRHSMLIIAFLFIALAGLLYQFVQDQPGIPRREIKKQASQLSIFQSLMIVLKHRQTWLNALYAGFLFGPTAVIGEAIGPAYLQYGRGLSAHAAAFATGLIFIGWGISGPLSGWISDRIGRRKPLMIASAIFGVILSSLFVFIPDMNTSTAYFLFFAFGVTNTGVAIAYAVSTEIQNGKVLGTAIAFTNMASIFVGACMQPLVGWLVDKAAGARAYNLENLLLTDFQAGLKILPLCSLVALILAFLVKETYCHPVREAH
- a CDS encoding helix-turn-helix domain-containing protein, with the protein product MTTISSEAGDTTSSLAACVTQSVQKYFSELKGTDPVDLYQFVLEEIETPLFKAVMEHCKYNQSRAAVMLGISRGTLRTKLRRYFDDKYVGTRD